In one Roseomonas haemaphysalidis genomic region, the following are encoded:
- a CDS encoding ferrichrome ABC transporter, whose translation MPLRRRALLAAGLAVAAPALVRAQETVVVSDLLGRSVRLDRPARRIVLGQGRLLSLMGLLHPDPVSLLAGWASDLPVVLPDEYSLWRKRFPEIDTVPQLGRRVLGDMSLEAVVQLQPDLILLNRMNAGAVDAEGRGETLDKVAALGIPVAVIDCMAEPLRDTLPSIGILGALLGRPSQAAALSEFYAAGLTRLDRWFADHSPPTQRVLLHNHGGGRECCYSIAQGSFAALLLRVAARSIAADLLRRPLGQLHKEYVLTHPADAYVTTGGVYNGRGGVSLGAGIAPDLAARSLADMLRAQGLAELPPVADGRAFALWHGFNEMPQHLVALEALAGWLHPDARAMFDPRPTMEAFNKRFSAVPFQGTYWTSLSG comes from the coding sequence GTGCCCCTGCGACGCCGCGCGCTGCTCGCTGCCGGCCTTGCCGTCGCCGCGCCGGCCCTGGTGCGGGCGCAGGAAACAGTTGTCGTTTCCGATCTCCTGGGACGGAGCGTGCGGCTGGACCGGCCGGCGCGCCGCATCGTGCTCGGCCAGGGGCGGCTGCTCAGCCTGATGGGGCTGCTGCATCCCGATCCGGTGTCGCTGCTCGCCGGCTGGGCGAGCGACCTTCCGGTGGTGCTGCCCGATGAATACAGCCTGTGGCGGAAGCGCTTTCCCGAGATCGACACGGTGCCGCAGCTTGGCCGCCGCGTGCTGGGCGATATGTCGCTCGAAGCGGTGGTGCAGCTCCAGCCTGACCTCATCCTGCTGAACCGCATGAATGCGGGTGCCGTGGATGCCGAGGGGCGCGGCGAAACGCTGGACAAAGTCGCCGCGCTCGGCATCCCTGTCGCCGTGATCGACTGCATGGCGGAGCCATTGCGGGACACTCTACCCAGCATCGGCATTTTGGGAGCGCTGCTCGGTCGCCCATCGCAGGCGGCGGCGCTATCGGAGTTCTATGCGGCAGGGCTCACCCGGCTGGACCGCTGGTTCGCCGACCACAGCCCCCCGACGCAACGCGTCCTGCTGCACAACCACGGTGGAGGGCGGGAATGCTGCTATTCCATCGCCCAGGGAAGCTTTGCCGCCCTGCTGCTGCGCGTGGCGGCCCGCAGCATCGCGGCCGACCTGTTGCGGCGGCCTTTGGGCCAGCTGCACAAGGAATACGTGCTGACGCATCCGGCCGATGCCTATGTCACCACAGGCGGCGTCTACAACGGACGTGGCGGTGTCTCCCTGGGTGCTGGCATCGCGCCCGATCTCGCGGCGCGCAGCCTGGCGGATATGCTGCGGGCACAGGGGCTGGCGGAACTGCCGCCCGTCGCCGACGGCCGCGCCTTCGCGCTGTGGCACGGGTTCAACGAGATGCCACAGCATCTGGTGGCGCTGGAGGCGCTGGCCGGTTGGCTACACCCTGATGCCCGCGCGATGTTCGACCCCCGCCCGACCATGGAAGCCTTCAACAAACGCTTCAGCGCGGTTCCGTTTCAGGGCACGTACTGGACATCTCTCAGCGGCTGA
- a CDS encoding TetR/AcrR family transcriptional regulator, with the protein MSSNVREDIMAAARRAAQAHGYTGLNFRELAAEIGIKSASIHYHFPTKTDLGAAVAKRYWEDSQAVLDSLWNGGADPAGALRAYPGTFRQSLENGNRICLCSFMSAEYDDLPDPVKTEVSAFAEINLAWLARVLAAATGQDAAACGRRASAIFAAVAGAQLMARSRADIALFDGAIEGYREAGLLPA; encoded by the coding sequence ATGAGCTCGAATGTGCGGGAAGACATCATGGCCGCCGCCCGGCGCGCCGCGCAGGCCCACGGCTACACCGGGCTGAACTTTCGTGAGCTGGCGGCCGAGATCGGCATCAAGAGCGCCAGCATCCACTATCACTTCCCCACCAAGACCGACCTCGGCGCCGCCGTGGCCAAGCGCTACTGGGAGGACTCCCAGGCTGTCTTGGACAGCCTGTGGAATGGCGGAGCCGATCCCGCCGGCGCCTTGCGCGCCTATCCGGGCACGTTCCGCCAATCATTGGAGAACGGCAACCGCATCTGCCTGTGCAGCTTCATGTCCGCCGAATATGACGACCTGCCGGACCCGGTGAAGACGGAGGTCTCCGCCTTTGCCGAAATCAATCTGGCTTGGCTGGCCCGGGTCCTGGCAGCGGCCACCGGGCAAGATGCCGCGGCCTGCGGGCGGCGCGCCAGCGCCATCTTCGCGGCCGTGGCCGGGGCCCAGCTGATGGCCCGCAGCCGAGCGGATATCGCCCTCTTCGACGGCGCGATCGAGGGCTACCGGGAGGCGGGGCTGCTGCCAGCCTAG